In Gymnogyps californianus isolate 813 chromosome 12, ASM1813914v2, whole genome shotgun sequence, the genomic window AAAGAGTTTAGGAAATACAGACCGGGGGTGTCTGTACACAAGCTTACCACCTTGCACGGCTACTTGCACATCcgttttttctttcagaagacaaCGTGGCCATCATAGCCCTCGGTGTTACGTGCTGTGAAGGTGCAACCCTGAAACTTGGTGTCTATAAACAGCCAAGCACAATCCACGAGACGTTTGTCCCCCAAAATCTTGTTctgcttcagctttcttttccaccACTGCTTCATCCCATGGTGCTCATGATTCATGGGCAAAAGCGTCATTTGGGATGGTTTTTCCTGTCCCCTGCCTACATTCAGTATCCTAGGAagtgcagccctgccctggtTTCTCATCCTGAGCATGAAACACTGATGAAGCTTTAGGTTGAGGATCGGTCCGTGGCACGCACCACGTTTCTTGCCTTCGCCTTTCTGAGGTTTTCCCATGTACGCTTTGCAGCTCTCACGTGAAATGATGGACCATCAGCCTGGTGTTAACAGCCGGGGTCCCGTGCTGCTCCCACCCCTCCCCGGCCCTGCAGAGGATCGGCAGCCGGGACAcctcttctcctgcccagctgaAGGGGTCATGCCCTCACCCTCCTGGCACTGCGGACATTGCTTTTCATCTCCCTCACTTATTTTGCAGTGGCCGCCAGCATATTTGGAACCTGACAAGGTATTAAGGGTTTGACAGATCGGTATCTTCTCCCTGAACCCTCCACTCCTGACCACCTCATTTTGGAGTGCCTGCAAAGCCCATGGGGCTGAGAGCATGCTGTAAGGACATATAGCCTTACCTATGGGTAAGGGTAACCTCACCTATGGGTCCTTGACCTATGGGTCAAGACCTGGCGCCACTATCACAGTTCCCAAGGAAACTGGGCCGTGACCAGGCACGGTTTGCTCCAAGCCTGGAGAAACACGTGCCCGTGGCGAAGGGGCTTTTCGGTCACATAATGCCCTGGGCTTGCAGGATCTGCTCCTTGGGCTGAAGAATCAGGAAAAATTCAAAAAGCGACTTGTGGCAATGAGTCTTTATTATAAGTATTTGCTCTACCAGGCACATTCTGGCAGGGCAGTGACAGCGGGAGGGACTTGGTGGCCGGCTGGTCCATGCCGCTGTGACACCCGGTCCCGCCGGGGTACGGGCTGGCTCCACCTGCAGCGACGGCGCCCATCACCATGAGACCCTTTGGAGAAGTGCTGCCAGCGCTGTCTGCTCCCTCCAGAGATGGGAGGACTGGATGGGCGAGTCGAATGGTGGACGGCAGAAGaaggatttcattttttccttcgAAGCTTTTCCATGGCTCTCTTCACCCAGGGCTTCTTGGGGTCGGCGCAGACCTCGACACCGTTGGCAGCCACAATCCTGCAGCAAGGAAGTGAGGAAAGAGAGTGAAAACATGAACCGTGAGCCGTTCCCTTCCCATGCACTacttctcccctccctgtgtGCAGCCCCACCCTGGATGGAGGCTTGGAGCCATCTCCAGCAGCGCGTGCCCTCCTCGGGCTGACGGTGCATGTCTGAGTCTTCCCAGACCACTGGCATTAGCAGAAAGCACCAAaacctactttttttcccccgctgCCCACCCCACAGAGCTACTTCCCTACCACAGCCCCCCCCCAAGCACGTGCTCCCGGCTGGGAGCGGGCTGTCTGCGGGGCAGGACGGGATGGGGGGAGCTGCTCTAGTTCCCAACCGTGACGCCGTGCCGGGGGTGGGAGGCAAACCCCAAGGGTACTCACACAACTGCAGGCAaggagcagtcgctggacgtcATATAGAAACTCTCTACGTATCGGACGGGTTTCCGTGCGTAGTCGAAGCAGCATTCGGTGGGCGTGAAGTGGGCTgtgaagggaagagagagatgaTGTGAGCGCCCTTGGCAGCATTTTGCAACTAATTGCATCGCCAGACAATGACACCGCGGGATATCGAACGCGGGACGGAGGCCGTGGAGCTTCTCAGCAGCTCCCACAGCATCTCACGGCAGGGgttcctttcccttcctggcAG contains:
- the LOC127020918 gene encoding C-C motif chemokine 3-like yields the protein MLAARMILLLVLLLTFSLHRAAAHFTPTECCFDYARKPVRYVESFYMTSSDCSLPAVVIVAANGVEVCADPKKPWVKRAMEKLRRKK